A stretch of Clostridium formicaceticum DNA encodes these proteins:
- the mgtE gene encoding magnesium transporter, whose translation MHEKILELIERKKFAVLKEELKEMRAVDVAEIFDEIDKKNSVILFRLLTKDDAAEIFSYLSTQQRKDIVSAIHETQLKEIIEELYFDDMIDFLEEMPANFIKRILTSATEEERKLINQFLRYPENSAGSLMTIEYVDLKKEMTVKEALGHIKKTGVDKETIYTCYVLNEKRKLEGIVSLRKLVLLEDDLLIADVMNEDFISTKTLDDQEEIAVLFKKYDLLTLPVVDKENRLVGIITIDDIMDVIDQENTEDFQKMAAMEPTEEEYLDAGVFSLARRRIFWLLLLMVSATFTEGIIGRFEDVLQAVAILAASIPMLMDTAGNAGSQSSTLIIRGMALGEIELGDYLKVFWREFRVSLVVGVFLGTFNFVRMLLLVKAGLNIAITVSSTLVLTIMMAKIVGGTLPILAKKMKLDPAIMAGPMITTIVDALALIVYFNIATLLLGL comes from the coding sequence ATGCATGAAAAAATTTTAGAATTAATTGAACGAAAAAAGTTTGCTGTACTTAAAGAAGAGTTAAAAGAGATGAGGGCTGTTGATGTAGCAGAAATTTTTGATGAAATAGATAAAAAAAATAGTGTAATTTTGTTCCGTTTATTAACAAAAGATGATGCTGCAGAAATTTTTTCCTATTTATCCACACAGCAGAGGAAAGATATTGTCAGTGCTATTCATGAAACACAGTTGAAAGAAATCATTGAGGAACTATACTTCGACGATATGATTGACTTCTTAGAAGAAATGCCTGCAAACTTTATAAAAAGGATTTTAACTTCTGCTACAGAGGAAGAGAGAAAGTTAATCAATCAGTTTTTAAGGTATCCTGAAAATTCTGCAGGTAGCTTAATGACGATTGAATATGTTGATTTAAAAAAAGAAATGACAGTAAAGGAAGCTTTAGGACATATTAAAAAAACAGGTGTAGATAAGGAAACAATTTATACTTGTTATGTGCTTAATGAAAAAAGAAAGCTAGAGGGAATTGTATCCTTAAGAAAACTAGTGCTTTTAGAAGATGATTTATTGATTGCTGATGTGATGAATGAAGATTTTATTTCTACAAAAACCTTAGACGATCAAGAAGAGATTGCTGTTCTTTTTAAGAAATATGATTTATTAACTTTACCAGTTGTGGATAAAGAAAACAGGCTAGTAGGAATTATAACCATAGATGATATTATGGATGTTATTGATCAGGAAAATACAGAAGACTTTCAAAAAATGGCGGCGATGGAACCCACTGAAGAAGAATATCTAGATGCGGGGGTTTTTTCCTTAGCCCGTAGAAGAATTTTTTGGCTGCTTTTATTAATGGTTTCAGCCACCTTTACAGAAGGAATTATCGGCCGTTTTGAAGATGTATTGCAGGCAGTAGCCATTTTGGCAGCTTCCATTCCAATGTTAATGGATACAGCAGGTAATGCTGGTTCTCAGTCTTCTACCTTAATTATTAGGGGAATGGCCCTAGGAGAAATAGAGCTAGGAGATTATCTCAAGGTCTTTTGGAGAGAATTTCGAGTAAGTTTAGTGGTAGGCGTGTTTTTGGGAACCTTCAATTTTGTAAGGATGTTACTGCTTGTAAAAGCAGGTTTAAATATTGCTATTACTGTATCAAGTACATTGGTATTAACGATTATGATGGCTAAAATTGTTGGAGGAACGCTACCTATATTAGCAAAGAAAATGAAGCTAGACCCTGCTATTATGGCTGGCCCTATGATTACCACGATTGTAGATGCTCTAGCATTGATTGTATACTTTAATATAGCTACGCTATTGTTAGGTTTATAA
- a CDS encoding glucose-6-phosphate isomerase produces the protein MEKIRFDYSKALDYIGRHELASLEPMINVAHKMLHEKTGAGSEFVGWVDLPITYDKEEFSKIKVVAKNIQESSDVLIVIGIGGSYLGARAAIEMLNHSFHNMLSKNKRKTPEIYFVGHNMSSKYLKDLLDVIEGKDVALNVISKSGTTTEPAIAFRILKEYLEKKYGKDAAKNRIYATTDQEKGALKTMADNEGYETFVIPDDVGGRYSVLTAVGLLPIAVAGIDIDEMMKGAAKAYKDLEEPLFLGNDCYQYAAVRNILYNKGKDVEILVNYEPALFFIGEWWKQLFGESEGKDYKGIFPAAVNFSTDLHSMGQYIQEGRRNIFETVLYIENTKQEVVIQSQEKDLDGLNYLADKTVEDINKSIFQATLLAHNDGGVPNLIISIPEMSPYYFGYLVYFFEKACGISGYLLGVNPFNQPGVETYKKNMFALLGKEGYEEEREKMLQRLEK, from the coding sequence GTGGAAAAAATTAGGTTTGATTATTCAAAGGCATTGGACTATATTGGCAGACATGAATTAGCTTCACTAGAACCCATGATTAATGTTGCACACAAAATGTTACATGAAAAAACTGGTGCAGGAAGTGAATTTGTAGGCTGGGTAGATTTACCTATAACATATGATAAAGAAGAATTTAGTAAGATAAAAGTTGTAGCAAAAAACATTCAGGAAAGTTCTGACGTATTAATTGTGATAGGAATTGGTGGGTCTTATTTAGGTGCTAGAGCTGCAATAGAAATGTTAAACCATAGTTTTCATAATATGTTATCAAAAAATAAAAGAAAAACCCCGGAAATATATTTTGTTGGTCATAATATGAGCAGTAAGTACTTAAAAGACCTATTAGATGTTATTGAAGGGAAAGATGTTGCTTTAAACGTTATTTCTAAGTCTGGTACGACAACAGAACCAGCCATTGCTTTTAGAATACTAAAAGAATATCTAGAAAAAAAGTATGGTAAAGATGCTGCAAAAAATAGAATTTACGCCACGACAGATCAAGAAAAGGGAGCACTAAAAACAATGGCCGATAACGAAGGTTACGAAACCTTTGTTATTCCTGATGATGTAGGAGGTAGATATTCTGTTCTGACAGCAGTAGGTTTATTACCTATCGCAGTTGCTGGAATAGATATTGATGAAATGATGAAGGGGGCTGCAAAAGCTTATAAAGATTTAGAAGAGCCCCTTTTCCTAGGAAATGATTGTTATCAATATGCTGCAGTAAGAAATATTTTGTATAATAAGGGAAAAGATGTAGAGATCCTAGTGAATTACGAGCCAGCACTCTTTTTTATAGGAGAGTGGTGGAAACAATTGTTTGGAGAAAGCGAGGGAAAGGACTATAAAGGTATTTTTCCAGCTGCTGTAAATTTCTCAACAGATTTACATTCTATGGGGCAGTATATTCAGGAAGGTAGAAGGAATATTTTTGAAACAGTTTTATATATTGAAAATACAAAGCAAGAAGTTGTTATTCAGTCACAGGAAAAAGATTTAGATGGATTAAACTACTTAGCAGATAAAACAGTAGAAGATATAAACAAAAGTATTTTTCAGGCCACCTTATTAGCACATAATGATGGTGGCGTGCCTAACCTAATTATCAGTATTCCAGAAATGTCCCCCTACTATTTTGGTTACTTAGTTTATTTCTTTGAAAAGGCCTGTGGTATAAGCGGGTATTTACTAGGCGTAAATCCTTTTAATCAACCAGGCGTGGAGACCTATAAAAAGAATATGTTTGCGCTGCTAGGCAAGGAAGGCTATGAAGAAGAGAGAGAAAAAATGCTACAAAGACTAGAAAAATAA
- the eam gene encoding glutamate 2,3-aminomutase — protein sequence MDNEKRQISLQRAAELKSRIDDYLEERKKIPKGLELADTLEARKKKILQVLGGSEEEWQDYQWQLKNRISDVDTLNKIIDLTEEEREQIQEVATKFRWAISPYYLSLINPQDKFDPIRLMAIPAYKELEDNCNEFDPMGEEYTNPAGSITRRYPDRLIINVTNECAMYCRHCQRRRNIGEEDIGTPRSVIQESIEYIRANEEIRDVLVTGGDALCLTDETLEWILRQLKEIPHVEYIRLGSRTMVTMPQRVTDKFCEMIKKYHPIYINTHFNHPIEITHESKAACEKLANAGVPLGNQAVLLNGVNNNKYIMRVLNHELLKCRVRPYYIFHAKHVAGTTHFNTSVDDGLEIMEYLRGYTSGMAIPTFILNAPKGLGKTPLFPNYMISRGKDYVTIRTWEGEVIEYENHQTQDIRELLD from the coding sequence ATGGACAATGAAAAAAGACAGATTTCTTTGCAAAGAGCAGCTGAACTAAAAAGCAGGATTGATGATTACTTAGAAGAAAGAAAAAAAATTCCTAAGGGATTAGAACTGGCGGATACATTAGAAGCCAGAAAGAAAAAAATACTTCAAGTTTTAGGTGGCAGTGAAGAAGAATGGCAGGATTATCAGTGGCAGTTGAAAAATAGAATTTCTGACGTAGATACTTTAAATAAAATTATCGATTTAACGGAAGAAGAGAGGGAACAAATCCAAGAGGTGGCTACGAAGTTTAGATGGGCTATTTCTCCTTACTATCTAAGCTTGATTAATCCACAGGATAAGTTTGATCCTATCAGATTAATGGCTATTCCTGCTTATAAAGAATTAGAAGATAATTGCAATGAATTTGACCCTATGGGAGAGGAATATACAAACCCTGCAGGTAGTATAACAAGACGATACCCCGATAGATTGATTATTAATGTTACCAATGAGTGTGCAATGTATTGCAGACATTGTCAAAGAAGGAGAAATATTGGAGAAGAGGATATCGGCACGCCTAGATCTGTGATTCAAGAATCCATAGAGTATATAAGAGCAAATGAAGAAATAAGAGATGTTTTGGTAACAGGGGGGGACGCCTTATGCCTTACTGATGAAACCTTAGAATGGATTTTACGCCAGCTAAAGGAAATTCCCCATGTAGAATATATAAGACTAGGCAGTAGAACGATGGTGACCATGCCTCAGAGGGTAACAGATAAGTTTTGTGAAATGATTAAGAAATATCATCCAATTTATATCAATACTCATTTTAATCACCCAATCGAAATTACCCATGAATCAAAAGCAGCTTGCGAAAAATTAGCAAATGCTGGCGTGCCACTTGGTAATCAAGCAGTTTTATTAAATGGTGTAAACAACAATAAATATATCATGAGAGTTCTAAATCATGAGTTATTAAAATGTCGGGTAAGACCCTATTATATTTTTCACGCTAAACATGTAGCAGGAACAACTCATTTCAATACCTCTGTTGATGACGGTCTTGAAATTATGGAGTATCTAAGAGGATACACTTCAGGTATGGCAATTCCCACCTTCATTCTAAATGCCCCTAAGGGCCTAGGAAAAACACCTTTATTCCCAAATTATATGATTTCAAGAGGCAAAGATTATGTAACCATCAGAACCTGGGAAGGTGAAGTCATAGAGTATGAAAATCACCAGACACAAGATATTAGAGAATTACTAGACTAA
- the murI gene encoding glutamate racemase, with the protein MTIVESKEDLAIGVFDSGVGGISVLAQLICCLPKEKYVYYGDSKNAPYGVRSTEEVKELSFQVVNQLLKKGIKGLVVACNTATSGAIEDLRSKLNMPIVGMEPALKPAMALNKRGKIVVMATSVTLREKKFNRLIEALHNEEEVIKLPCPGLVEIIERTGGKGKEIQQYLKELYAPLNMKEIAAIVLGCTHYIFIKEEIAKLIEEPISIIDGNKGTANQLKRLLMEHQLLKKEEMNDFTEVVLMNSNHAGEINTLSKKLLEEQLSYLGWEGQLKYGNW; encoded by the coding sequence ATGACAATCGTGGAATCTAAAGAGGATTTGGCTATAGGTGTGTTTGACTCAGGTGTTGGAGGTATTAGTGTTTTAGCTCAGTTAATTTGTTGCTTGCCGAAAGAAAAGTATGTCTATTATGGTGATTCTAAAAATGCTCCTTATGGCGTAAGGTCTACAGAAGAAGTAAAAGAGCTGTCTTTTCAGGTAGTGAATCAGCTGCTGAAAAAGGGAATTAAGGGTCTCGTAGTTGCCTGTAATACCGCCACCAGTGGAGCCATTGAAGATTTGAGGAGTAAACTAAATATGCCAATTGTGGGGATGGAACCAGCTTTGAAACCCGCTATGGCTTTAAATAAAAGAGGAAAAATTGTTGTAATGGCTACTTCTGTTACGTTAAGGGAAAAAAAATTTAATCGTTTAATCGAAGCGTTACATAATGAAGAGGAGGTTATCAAGCTGCCTTGTCCAGGATTAGTAGAAATCATTGAAAGGACAGGCGGGAAGGGAAAAGAAATTCAGCAATATCTAAAGGAACTTTACGCGCCTCTCAATATGAAAGAAATAGCTGCTATTGTTTTAGGTTGTACACACTATATTTTTATAAAAGAAGAGATCGCTAAGCTTATAGAAGAGCCAATAAGTATTATTGATGGCAATAAGGGAACTGCTAATCAGCTAAAAAGGCTATTGATGGAACATCAGCTGCTAAAGAAAGAGGAGATGAATGACTTTACTGAAGTTGTACTAATGAATTCCAATCATGCCGGTGAAATAAATACTTTAAGCAAGAAATTATTAGAGGAACAATTGAGTTACTTAGGATGGGAAGGCCAGTTAAAATATGGTAATTGGTAG
- the rodA gene encoding rod shape-determining protein RodA: MKLENKLIKKINFSLIIVVLMICIIGIIMIASATHSLGYERYIRTQISSVAMGFVAIIIILFVDYSVLARLYMPIYVFSNLLLMSVLLFGAGADSWGANRWIRIGGFQFQPSDFAKIGIIICLAKMIDDHKDSIYKLSTIAKILLFAGLPMGLIARQPDLGTTMAFGFFTLGMIFIAGLKYKHIFITAIIGMFSVPLAWLTFLKPYQKDRILTFLNPDLDPMGKGYHAIQSRMAVGNGMIFGKGLFRGTQSQFGFLPEKHTDFIFSVLAEELGFLGVSVLIILYIIMLIKCVNIARDAKDDFGAYIVTGVTFMLAFHIFSNIGMTIGLMPVTGKPLPFVSYGGTFMLSNMMALGLVLNVNMRRDKINF; the protein is encoded by the coding sequence TTGAAACTAGAAAATAAATTAATCAAAAAAATTAATTTTAGCTTAATTATTGTTGTCTTAATGATATGTATTATAGGTATTATTATGATTGCCAGTGCCACCCATAGTTTAGGATATGAGAGATATATTCGAACACAAATATCCTCTGTTGCTATGGGCTTCGTAGCAATTATTATTATTTTATTTGTTGACTATAGTGTATTGGCTAGATTATATATGCCAATATATGTTTTTTCTAACTTATTATTAATGTCAGTATTGTTATTTGGAGCAGGTGCGGATAGTTGGGGAGCGAATAGGTGGATTCGAATAGGAGGCTTTCAATTTCAGCCGTCAGACTTTGCTAAAATTGGTATTATTATTTGTCTTGCTAAGATGATAGATGATCATAAGGATTCCATTTACAAATTATCTACAATAGCAAAAATACTTTTATTTGCAGGTTTGCCGATGGGTTTGATTGCTCGTCAGCCAGATTTGGGGACAACGATGGCTTTTGGTTTCTTTACTTTGGGGATGATTTTTATAGCAGGACTAAAATACAAGCATATTTTTATTACAGCCATAATTGGTATGTTTAGCGTTCCTCTTGCATGGCTTACCTTTTTGAAGCCTTATCAGAAGGATAGAATATTGACCTTTTTAAATCCTGATTTAGACCCTATGGGTAAGGGATATCATGCGATACAATCTAGAATGGCAGTAGGAAATGGTATGATTTTTGGTAAGGGCTTATTTCGTGGTACGCAAAGTCAGTTTGGCTTTCTCCCGGAAAAACATACGGACTTTATTTTTTCTGTACTGGCAGAAGAGTTAGGATTTTTAGGGGTATCGGTGCTAATCATACTATATATCATTATGTTGATAAAATGTGTTAATATAGCAAGAGATGCCAAAGATGACTTTGGTGCATATATTGTTACTGGGGTTACTTTTATGTTGGCATTTCATATTTTTTCTAATATAGGGATGACGATAGGTCTTATGCCGGTTACGGGTAAGCCACTGCCCTTTGTCAGCTATGGTGGAACCTTTATGCTTTCTAATATGATGGCGTTGGGACTGGTATTAAATGTAAATATGCGAAGGGATAAAATTAATTTTTAA
- the ypeB gene encoding germination protein YpeB encodes MRRYILPSILAVALVATGIWGYYQYNERNDYHTYLDIQFQRQFYDLIGHVENAQVDLAKAMVSGGSKDIVKHLNDTVFQSYMAQEKLTQLPLDHGAIRRTENFLNQLGDYCTAMVNKSLEGIILDEEEVNTLTELHSYANLLSQQLIELQQNIAAGGINFGDLRREGNRDLAQLSDRMEKFQLINFEERMQDYPELIYDGPFSEHLKDVQPRMKGETIDENQAIQVVQESFREESVRDIEVTGEIENTSIPAYYLRGTRNGNNGQDVSVAVSKTGGKVLWYLNPREIGESTLDREEAMKRAEEFLVNKGYENMVATYTTNYEGQSVMNFAYKQDDVIVYTDLIKVKVALDDGEIIGLETEGFLINHHERDIEEPEISEEEARERLSSGVEIENTRLAIIPTAGKKEILCYEFKVRFGEDHYLVYIDANKGEQRQVLLMIEQEDGTLVM; translated from the coding sequence ATGAGAAGATATATACTTCCCAGCATATTGGCAGTAGCTTTAGTAGCCACTGGAATTTGGGGCTATTATCAATATAATGAAAGAAATGATTATCATACATACTTAGATATACAGTTTCAAAGACAGTTTTATGATTTAATAGGCCATGTAGAAAATGCTCAAGTAGACTTAGCAAAGGCTATGGTATCAGGAGGAAGCAAAGATATTGTTAAACACTTAAATGATACTGTTTTTCAATCCTACATGGCGCAAGAAAAACTAACGCAATTGCCTTTGGACCATGGAGCGATTCGTAGAACAGAAAATTTTTTAAATCAACTAGGAGATTATTGTACTGCAATGGTCAACAAAAGCTTAGAGGGGATTATTCTAGATGAAGAAGAAGTAAATACCCTTACAGAACTTCATAGCTATGCCAATTTGTTGTCGCAGCAATTGATAGAATTACAGCAGAATATCGCAGCAGGTGGTATAAACTTTGGCGATTTAAGAAGAGAAGGAAATCGAGATTTAGCTCAATTAAGCGATAGAATGGAAAAATTTCAGTTAATTAATTTTGAAGAAAGAATGCAGGATTATCCAGAACTTATTTATGATGGACCCTTCTCAGAACACTTGAAGGATGTACAGCCTCGTATGAAGGGTGAAACCATTGATGAAAATCAAGCCATACAAGTTGTACAGGAGAGTTTTAGAGAAGAGAGTGTAAGAGATATAGAAGTAACAGGAGAAATTGAAAACACCTCTATTCCAGCTTATTACTTAAGGGGTACGAGAAACGGCAATAATGGTCAAGATGTTTCAGTAGCTGTAAGTAAAACAGGAGGAAAAGTGCTTTGGTACTTAAATCCTAGAGAAATTGGAGAAAGTACCTTAGATAGAGAAGAGGCAATGAAAAGGGCAGAAGAGTTTTTAGTCAATAAAGGCTATGAAAATATGGTAGCTACTTATACTACAAACTATGAAGGTCAAAGTGTTATGAATTTTGCCTACAAGCAGGATGATGTAATTGTTTATACAGATTTAATCAAGGTAAAAGTTGCACTAGATGATGGAGAGATTATAGGCTTAGAAACCGAAGGTTTCCTAATCAATCATCATGAGAGAGACATAGAAGAGCCTGAGATATCAGAGGAAGAAGCAAGGGAAAGACTATCCAGTGGTGTTGAAATAGAAAATACAAGATTAGCCATTATTCCTACTGCTGGAAAAAAAGAAATTTTATGCTATGAATTTAAAGTAAGATTTGGCGAAGATCACTATCTAGTGTATATTGATGCGAATAAAGGTGAACAAAGGCAGGTACTATTAATGATTGAACAAGAGGATGGTACATTAGTCATGTAA
- a CDS encoding ATP-binding protein has translation MAVRKIIEINEEKCDGCGLCVPNCAEGAIQIIDGKAKLVSDIYCDGLGACLGHCPQDALKIIEREAPDFDEEAVEELLKQQGKSLPQPQPHHHHHGGGCPGSRAMKFDEENADAEAVVSSGDIEIKIKSQLKQWPVQLKLVPVNAPYFENADLLVTADCVPFAYPNYHLDLLKGKAVVVGCPKLDDIEFYTEKLTQIIALNHIKSITVAYMEVPCCQGIVRAVDVAVAQANKNIKVNKVQIGLQGKKL, from the coding sequence ATGGCAGTTAGAAAAATTATCGAAATCAATGAAGAAAAATGTGATGGCTGTGGATTATGCGTACCAAATTGTGCTGAAGGTGCGATTCAAATTATAGATGGTAAGGCGAAGTTGGTAAGTGATATTTATTGTGACGGGTTAGGGGCTTGTTTAGGCCATTGTCCACAAGATGCTTTAAAAATCATTGAAAGAGAAGCACCGGATTTTGACGAAGAAGCAGTGGAGGAATTATTGAAGCAACAAGGAAAAAGTTTACCGCAACCACAACCACATCATCATCATCATGGTGGAGGATGTCCTGGAAGTAGAGCAATGAAGTTTGATGAAGAAAATGCTGATGCTGAAGCAGTGGTAAGTAGTGGAGATATTGAAATAAAAATTAAATCACAATTAAAACAGTGGCCAGTACAGCTAAAACTAGTACCGGTAAATGCTCCTTATTTTGAGAATGCAGACTTATTAGTAACAGCTGATTGTGTACCATTTGCCTATCCAAACTATCATTTAGATTTATTAAAAGGAAAAGCAGTAGTAGTAGGCTGTCCTAAACTAGATGACATTGAATTCTACACAGAAAAATTAACACAGATTATTGCATTGAATCATATAAAATCCATCACAGTAGCTTATATGGAGGTTCCTTGTTGTCAGGGAATTGTTAGGGCGGTGGATGTGGCCGTGGCTCAAGCCAACAAAAATATAAAGGTAAATAAAGTTCAAATAGGTCTACAAGGGAAAAAATTATAA
- a CDS encoding fumarylacetoacetate hydrolase family protein, with amino-acid sequence MHFITYVREGIEEIGLFSEDRNKVIALRDVLGKDIPANMIDFISYCNENIIGEIKGNLENKNNKEELFVDVKDVKICAPIPYPRRNVICLGLNYKDHADELKDSMAAKIPEVPVYFGKMASYIIGPEDEVNSHPGVTEAIDYEVELAVIIGKEGSNISPEDVEEYIFGYSILNDFSARDLQQKHTQWIKGKSLDTFTAMGPCILHKSLAPLPIELNLSCKVNGELRQNSNTRNLIFDIPYIISDLSKGMTLKPGDIIATGTPAGVGMGFQPPKLIKSGDVVTCSIEKIGELTNRLK; translated from the coding sequence ATGCATTTTATAACTTATGTAAGAGAAGGTATTGAAGAAATAGGATTATTTAGTGAGGATAGAAATAAAGTTATTGCCTTAAGGGATGTTTTAGGAAAAGATATTCCTGCCAATATGATAGACTTTATTAGCTATTGCAATGAGAATATTATAGGAGAAATAAAAGGGAACTTAGAAAACAAAAATAACAAAGAAGAACTTTTTGTAGATGTAAAAGATGTAAAAATTTGTGCGCCAATTCCCTATCCAAGAAGAAATGTAATATGTCTTGGACTGAATTATAAAGACCATGCAGATGAATTAAAGGATAGTATGGCAGCAAAAATACCAGAAGTTCCTGTTTATTTTGGGAAAATGGCTTCTTACATTATTGGTCCAGAGGATGAAGTAAATAGTCATCCTGGTGTTACAGAGGCAATTGACTATGAAGTGGAGTTAGCGGTGATTATAGGCAAAGAAGGTAGTAATATATCTCCCGAAGATGTAGAGGAATATATATTTGGTTATAGCATTTTAAATGACTTTTCTGCAAGAGATTTGCAACAAAAGCATACGCAATGGATAAAAGGCAAGAGCTTAGATACTTTTACAGCTATGGGACCTTGTATTTTACATAAAAGTTTAGCGCCATTGCCTATTGAACTAAATCTTTCCTGCAAGGTAAATGGTGAACTAAGACAGAATTCTAATACACGTAACCTAATATTCGATATTCCTTATATTATTAGTGATTTATCTAAGGGGATGACCTTAAAACCTGGAGATATTATTGCTACAGGAACGCCTGCTGGTGTAGGAATGGGTTTTCAGCCTCCTAAACTTATAAAATCTGGAGATGTTGTAACTTGTAGTATTGAAAAAATAGGGGAATTAACCAATAGATTAAAGTAA
- the sleB gene encoding spore cortex-lytic enzyme, with protein MKRKIVIPLLLTLSILCMITLLFEETYAQNLYWGSSGNEVTELQNRLTRWGYYDGPISGTYGPQTYEAVRLFQQRNGLVVDGVVGPQTRAALGMPTQAAAPTTPVSRGVSRSDDVHLLARTIHAESKGEPYEGQVAVGAVILNRVRSADFPNTLAGVVYQPCAFEPVKRGTINEAPNDSAYRAARDALNGWDPTGGALYFWNPGTATSPWIWTRTITLRIGRHVFGN; from the coding sequence ATGAAAAGGAAAATAGTAATTCCTTTATTGCTTACGTTGTCTATTCTATGCATGATTACATTGTTATTTGAAGAAACTTATGCACAAAACTTATACTGGGGTTCGAGTGGAAATGAAGTTACAGAACTACAAAATCGGTTAACAAGGTGGGGATATTATGATGGTCCTATCAGCGGTACCTATGGACCTCAGACCTATGAAGCAGTTCGCTTGTTTCAACAGCGTAATGGATTGGTGGTTGATGGGGTTGTAGGGCCTCAAACAAGGGCGGCGCTTGGTATGCCTACTCAAGCCGCGGCACCCACCACACCAGTCAGTAGGGGTGTATCTAGAAGTGATGATGTACATCTACTAGCTAGAACCATTCATGCAGAATCTAAAGGAGAGCCCTATGAAGGACAGGTAGCCGTAGGAGCAGTTATACTAAATCGCGTGAGAAGTGCTGATTTTCCGAATACACTTGCTGGCGTTGTTTATCAACCCTGCGCTTTTGAGCCGGTAAAACGAGGAACCATTAATGAGGCACCAAATGATTCAGCTTATAGGGCAGCAAGAGATGCCTTAAATGGTTGGGACCCAACAGGAGGGGCATTATACTTTTGGAATCCAGGTACAGCCACTAGCCCATGGATATGGACAAGAACCATTACCTTAAGGATTGGAAGACATGTATTTGGCAATTAA